The Mus musculus strain C57BL/6J chromosome 2, GRCm38.p6 C57BL/6J genome has a window encoding:
- the Cass4 gene encoding cas scaffolding protein family member 4 isoform 6 (isoform 6 is encoded by transcript variant 6), with protein sequence MRGTSIREGAPKTLLARALYDNHADCSDELAFSRGDILTIVEQNVPESEGWWRCLLHGRQGLAPANRLQVLRETPADRPCPLLPRGPDTDLTSSGAPYQVQDLISPPPQGPVYEPMRSWVEGPSPATAQVYELPESPSSARIICEKTLSFPKQALSVLPRPTRASLPTLPSQVYDVPVQRQGFSTLERLEKQQFYDIPTSSQKALLHSSTSQASGRDVTLAPTMAFRQGGGYNPLSSPQKSERIHDTPVLLEKADVRNVSMTSFTKDSGSRAIPGSSAVHTGAVALSPQLGNTVQRKNSLPEEPTYAFPTSRDPLPSDAGGSYKVPSRFLIPRVEQQNTMPNIYDTPKAMQGVSHNAPKAMQGVSLAGKELERGREAPENSPWISGQTSFLSPDSDRLSVASSDSRASVVSSCSSISMDSSSGSSSEDSVKELWMDVDFAKETAVSLQHKVASSAAGLLLFVSRTWRFKDSLETNIHRIRRAADHVEESVREFLDFAQGVGGTACNLTDSYLQARIRDQLQTISSSYQTLLDAKGSLDRCNWSLEVLVTDKVQNSLDDLERFVATARIVPEDVKRFTSIVIANGKLLFKQNCEKGEMDLKCERCIRPPQRETESYQESSPFDRQPTTEHSFELARKNRVNVCWQSPNLQEKGKPTMEGKSNRNPDFHGMSPPPLTSPSPSGQNTERKIHLSKHSRLYFGALFKAISVFASSLSNGQPPEVFITQSKLVITVGQKLVDTLCSETQEKDERNEILCGSSHLCGLLKDLALATKSAVIQYPSPSALSLLQSEVERLEHHSRKFRDTLE encoded by the exons ATGAGAGGCACCAGCATCAGAGAGGGTGCGCCCAAG ACCCTGTTGGCCAGGGCACTCTACGACAACCATGCTGATTGCTCCGACGAGCTTGCTTTCTCCAGAGGGGACATCCTGACCATCGTGGAACAAAATGTGCCAGAAAGCGAGGGCTGGTGGAGGTGTCTGCTCCACGGGAGGCAAGGCCTGGCTCCAGCCAACCGCCTCCAAGTCCTCAGAGAGACCCCTGCAGACAGACCCTGTCCCCTGCTCCCGAGAGGCCCAGACACAGATCTCACCAGCTCCGGGGCGCCTTACCAGGTGCAGGACTTGATCTCCCCGCCACCCCAGGGACCTGTGTATGAACCAATGAGGAGCTGGGTGGAGGGGCCGTCACCAGCGACTGCCCAAGTCTACGAATTGCCTGAGTCACCTTCCAGTGCCAGGATCATCTGTGAAAAGACGCTGAGCTTCCCCAAGCAG GCCCTCTCTGTGCTTCCCAGACCGACGAGGGCCTCGTTGCCGACACTTCCTTCCCAGGTGTATGACGTGCCTGTCCAGAGGCAGGGCTTCTCAACCCTTGAG AGGCTGGAGAAGCAGCAGTTCTATGACATACCCACCAGCTCCCAGAAGGCTCTGCTCCACTCCTCCACCAGCCAGGCAAGT GGACGGGATGTTACATTGGCACCGACAATGGCCTTCAGACAAGGTGGTGGCTATAACCCGTTATCCAGCCCTCAGAAGTCAGAACGGATTCATGACACTCCGGTGTTGCTGGAAAAGGCCGATGTCAGAAATGTGTCTATGACCAGCTTCACCAAAGACTCAGGTTCCAGAGCCATTCCAGGCTCCTCTGCTGTCCACACTGGAGCTGTGGCCCTCTCCCCACAGCTGGGGAACACTGTGCAGAGAAAAAACAGCCTCCCAGAAGAACCTACCTATGCCTTCCCAACGTCCAGGGACCCACTGCCCTCTGATGCAGGTGGCAGCTACAAGGTCCCTTCCAGGTTTCTTATTCCCAGAGTGGAGCAACAGAACACCATGCCTAACATTTATGACACCCCTAAAGCCATGCAGGGTGTGTCTCATAACGCCCCTAAAGCCATGCAGGGTGTGTCTCTGGCtggaaaggagctggagagaggcagagaggctccAGAAAATTCCCCCTGGATCTCCGGACAGACAAGTTTCCTGTCTCCTGACTCGGACCGATTATCTGTTGCCAGCTCAGACAGCAGGGCTAGTGTGGTGTCTTCCTGCTCCTCCATATCCATGGACTCCTCCTCTGGCTCCTCCTCAGAGGACTCCGTCAAGGAGCTATGGATGGACGTGGACTTTGCAAAGGAGACAGCAGTGTCTCTGCAACACAAAGTGGCCAGCTCGGCGGCGGGCCTGCTGCTCTTTGTAAGCAGGACTTGGAGGTTCAAAGACTCCTTGGAAACCAACATCCACAGAATCCGCAGGGCCGCTGACCACGTAGAGGAATCTGTAAGAGAATTTCTGGATTTTGCCCAAGGGGTTGGTGGGACCGCTTGCAATCTCACAGACAGCTACCTTCAGGCTAGAATTAGAGATCAGCTCCAGACAATCTCTAGCTCCTACCAGACACTGCTGGATGCCAAGGGAAGCTTGGACCGCTGCAATTGGTCCCTGGAAGTTCTTGTGACAGACAAAGTCCAAAACAGCCTGGATGACCTGGAGAGGTTTGTCGCCACTGCACGAATAGTTCCAGAAGACGTCAAGAGGTTTACCTCCATCGTCATTGCCAATGGGAAGCTCCTTTTTAAACAGAACTGTGAGAAAGGAGAGATGGACTTGAAGTGTGAGAGATGCATCCGGCCTCCCCAAAGAGAAACTGAGTCCTACCAAGAGAGCAGCCCCTTCGACAGGCAACCGACAACTGAACACTCCTTTGAACTAGCAAGGAAAAACAGAGTGAATGTCTGTTGGCAG tcaCCTAACCTACAAGAGAAAGGAAAGcccaccatggaaggaaagtCAAACAGAAACCCAGACTTCCATGGCATG aGTCCTCCCCCTCTTACCTCTCCATCTCCCAGTGGGCAAAACACCGAGAGGAAGATCCACCTGTCTAAGCATAGCAGACTCTATTTCGGAGCACTCTTCAAAGCCATCAGTGTCTTTGCAAGCAGCCTCAGCAACGGCCAGCCCCCCGAGGTCTTCATCACTCAGAGCAAGCTAGTCATCACAGttggacagaagctggtggacACGCTGTGCAGTGAGACCCAGGAGAAAGATGAACGCAATGAGATCCTGTGTGGCAGCAGTCACCTCTGCGGGCTGCTCAAGGACCTGGCGCTGGCCACCAAAAGTGCAGTGATCCAGTACCCGAGCCCCAGTGCCCTGAGCCTCCTCCAGTCAGAGGTGGAGAGGCTAGAGCACCACTCTCGGAAATTCAGAGACACGTTGGAATGA
- the Cass4 gene encoding cas scaffolding protein family member 4 isoform 4 (isoform 4 is encoded by transcript variant 4), which yields MRGTSIREGAPKTLLARALYDNHADCSDELAFSRGDILTIVEQNVPESEGWWRCLLHGRQGLAPANRLQVLRETPADRPCPLLPRGPDTDLTSSGAPYQVQDLISPPPQGPVYEPMRSWVEGPSPATAQVYELPESPSSARIICEKTLSFPKQALSVLPRPTRASLPTLPSQVYDVPVQRQGFSTLERLEKQQFYDIPTSSQKALLHSSTSQGRDVTLAPTMAFRQGGGYNPLSSPQKSERIHDTPVLLEKADVRNVSMTSFTKDSGSRAIPGSSAVHTGAVALSPQLGNTVQRKNSLPEEPTYAFPTSRDPLPSDAGGSYKVPSRFLIPRVEQQNTMPNIYDTPKAMQGVSHNAPKAMQGVSLAGKELERGREAPENSPWISGQTSFLSPDSDRLSVASSDSRASVVSSCSSISMDSSSGSSSEDSVKELWMDVDFAKETAVSLQHKVASSAAGLLLFVSRTWRFKDSLETNIHRIRRAADHVEESVREFLDFAQGVGGTACNLTDSYLQARIRDQLQTISSSYQTLLDAKGSLDRCNWSLEVLVTDKVQNSLDDLERFVATARIVPEDVKRFTSIVIANGKLLFKQNCEKGEMDLKCERCIRPPQRETESYQESSPFDRQPTTEHSFELARKNRVNVCWQSPPPLTSPSPSGQNTERKIHLSKHSRLYFGALFKAISVFASSLSNGQPPEVFITQSKLVITVGQKLVDTLCSETQEKDERNEILCGSSHLCGLLKDLALATKSAVIQYPSPSALSLLQSEVERLEHHSRKFRDTLE from the exons ATGAGAGGCACCAGCATCAGAGAGGGTGCGCCCAAG ACCCTGTTGGCCAGGGCACTCTACGACAACCATGCTGATTGCTCCGACGAGCTTGCTTTCTCCAGAGGGGACATCCTGACCATCGTGGAACAAAATGTGCCAGAAAGCGAGGGCTGGTGGAGGTGTCTGCTCCACGGGAGGCAAGGCCTGGCTCCAGCCAACCGCCTCCAAGTCCTCAGAGAGACCCCTGCAGACAGACCCTGTCCCCTGCTCCCGAGAGGCCCAGACACAGATCTCACCAGCTCCGGGGCGCCTTACCAGGTGCAGGACTTGATCTCCCCGCCACCCCAGGGACCTGTGTATGAACCAATGAGGAGCTGGGTGGAGGGGCCGTCACCAGCGACTGCCCAAGTCTACGAATTGCCTGAGTCACCTTCCAGTGCCAGGATCATCTGTGAAAAGACGCTGAGCTTCCCCAAGCAG GCCCTCTCTGTGCTTCCCAGACCGACGAGGGCCTCGTTGCCGACACTTCCTTCCCAGGTGTATGACGTGCCTGTCCAGAGGCAGGGCTTCTCAACCCTTGAG AGGCTGGAGAAGCAGCAGTTCTATGACATACCCACCAGCTCCCAGAAGGCTCTGCTCCACTCCTCCACCAGCCAG GGACGGGATGTTACATTGGCACCGACAATGGCCTTCAGACAAGGTGGTGGCTATAACCCGTTATCCAGCCCTCAGAAGTCAGAACGGATTCATGACACTCCGGTGTTGCTGGAAAAGGCCGATGTCAGAAATGTGTCTATGACCAGCTTCACCAAAGACTCAGGTTCCAGAGCCATTCCAGGCTCCTCTGCTGTCCACACTGGAGCTGTGGCCCTCTCCCCACAGCTGGGGAACACTGTGCAGAGAAAAAACAGCCTCCCAGAAGAACCTACCTATGCCTTCCCAACGTCCAGGGACCCACTGCCCTCTGATGCAGGTGGCAGCTACAAGGTCCCTTCCAGGTTTCTTATTCCCAGAGTGGAGCAACAGAACACCATGCCTAACATTTATGACACCCCTAAAGCCATGCAGGGTGTGTCTCATAACGCCCCTAAAGCCATGCAGGGTGTGTCTCTGGCtggaaaggagctggagagaggcagagaggctccAGAAAATTCCCCCTGGATCTCCGGACAGACAAGTTTCCTGTCTCCTGACTCGGACCGATTATCTGTTGCCAGCTCAGACAGCAGGGCTAGTGTGGTGTCTTCCTGCTCCTCCATATCCATGGACTCCTCCTCTGGCTCCTCCTCAGAGGACTCCGTCAAGGAGCTATGGATGGACGTGGACTTTGCAAAGGAGACAGCAGTGTCTCTGCAACACAAAGTGGCCAGCTCGGCGGCGGGCCTGCTGCTCTTTGTAAGCAGGACTTGGAGGTTCAAAGACTCCTTGGAAACCAACATCCACAGAATCCGCAGGGCCGCTGACCACGTAGAGGAATCTGTAAGAGAATTTCTGGATTTTGCCCAAGGGGTTGGTGGGACCGCTTGCAATCTCACAGACAGCTACCTTCAGGCTAGAATTAGAGATCAGCTCCAGACAATCTCTAGCTCCTACCAGACACTGCTGGATGCCAAGGGAAGCTTGGACCGCTGCAATTGGTCCCTGGAAGTTCTTGTGACAGACAAAGTCCAAAACAGCCTGGATGACCTGGAGAGGTTTGTCGCCACTGCACGAATAGTTCCAGAAGACGTCAAGAGGTTTACCTCCATCGTCATTGCCAATGGGAAGCTCCTTTTTAAACAGAACTGTGAGAAAGGAGAGATGGACTTGAAGTGTGAGAGATGCATCCGGCCTCCCCAAAGAGAAACTGAGTCCTACCAAGAGAGCAGCCCCTTCGACAGGCAACCGACAACTGAACACTCCTTTGAACTAGCAAGGAAAAACAGAGTGAATGTCTGTTGGCAG aGTCCTCCCCCTCTTACCTCTCCATCTCCCAGTGGGCAAAACACCGAGAGGAAGATCCACCTGTCTAAGCATAGCAGACTCTATTTCGGAGCACTCTTCAAAGCCATCAGTGTCTTTGCAAGCAGCCTCAGCAACGGCCAGCCCCCCGAGGTCTTCATCACTCAGAGCAAGCTAGTCATCACAGttggacagaagctggtggacACGCTGTGCAGTGAGACCCAGGAGAAAGATGAACGCAATGAGATCCTGTGTGGCAGCAGTCACCTCTGCGGGCTGCTCAAGGACCTGGCGCTGGCCACCAAAAGTGCAGTGATCCAGTACCCGAGCCCCAGTGCCCTGAGCCTCCTCCAGTCAGAGGTGGAGAGGCTAGAGCACCACTCTCGGAAATTCAGAGACACGTTGGAATGA
- the Cass4 gene encoding cas scaffolding protein family member 4 isoform X4 yields MRSWVEGPSPATAQVYELPESPSSARIICEKTLSFPKQALSVLPRPTRASLPTLPSQVYDVPVQRQGFSTLERLEKQQFYDIPTSSQKALLHSSTSQASGRDVTLAPTMAFRQGGGYNPLSSPQKSERIHDTPVLLEKADVRNVSMTSFTKDSGSRAIPGSSAVHTGAVALSPQLGNTVQRKNSLPEEPTYAFPTSRDPLPSDAGGSYKVPSRFLIPRVEQQNTMPNIYDTPKAMQGVSHNAPKAMQGVSLAGKELERGREAPENSPWISGQTSFLSPDSDRLSVASSDSRASVVSSCSSISMDSSSGSSSEDSVKELWMDVDFAKETAVSLQHKVASSAAGLLLFVSRTWRFKDSLETNIHRIRRAADHVEESVREFLDFAQGVGGTACNLTDSYLQARIRDQLQTISSSYQTLLDAKGSLDRCNWSLEVLVTDKVQNSLDDLERFVATARIVPEDVKRFTSIVIANGKLLFKQNCEKGEMDLKCERCIRPPQRETESYQESSPFDRQPTTEHSFELARKNRVNVCWQQSPNLQEKGKPTMEGKSNRNPDFHGMSPPPLTSPSPSGQNTERKIHLSKHSRLYFGALFKAISVFASSLSNGQPPEVFITQSKLVITVGQKLVDTLCSETQEKDERNEILCGSSHLCGLLKDLALATKSAVIQYPSPSALSLLQSEVERLEHHSRKFRDTLE; encoded by the exons ATGAGGAGCTGGGTGGAGGGGCCGTCACCAGCGACTGCCCAAGTCTACGAATTGCCTGAGTCACCTTCCAGTGCCAGGATCATCTGTGAAAAGACGCTGAGCTTCCCCAAGCAG GCCCTCTCTGTGCTTCCCAGACCGACGAGGGCCTCGTTGCCGACACTTCCTTCCCAGGTGTATGACGTGCCTGTCCAGAGGCAGGGCTTCTCAACCCTTGAG AGGCTGGAGAAGCAGCAGTTCTATGACATACCCACCAGCTCCCAGAAGGCTCTGCTCCACTCCTCCACCAGCCAGGCAAGT GGACGGGATGTTACATTGGCACCGACAATGGCCTTCAGACAAGGTGGTGGCTATAACCCGTTATCCAGCCCTCAGAAGTCAGAACGGATTCATGACACTCCGGTGTTGCTGGAAAAGGCCGATGTCAGAAATGTGTCTATGACCAGCTTCACCAAAGACTCAGGTTCCAGAGCCATTCCAGGCTCCTCTGCTGTCCACACTGGAGCTGTGGCCCTCTCCCCACAGCTGGGGAACACTGTGCAGAGAAAAAACAGCCTCCCAGAAGAACCTACCTATGCCTTCCCAACGTCCAGGGACCCACTGCCCTCTGATGCAGGTGGCAGCTACAAGGTCCCTTCCAGGTTTCTTATTCCCAGAGTGGAGCAACAGAACACCATGCCTAACATTTATGACACCCCTAAAGCCATGCAGGGTGTGTCTCATAACGCCCCTAAAGCCATGCAGGGTGTGTCTCTGGCtggaaaggagctggagagaggcagagaggctccAGAAAATTCCCCCTGGATCTCCGGACAGACAAGTTTCCTGTCTCCTGACTCGGACCGATTATCTGTTGCCAGCTCAGACAGCAGGGCTAGTGTGGTGTCTTCCTGCTCCTCCATATCCATGGACTCCTCCTCTGGCTCCTCCTCAGAGGACTCCGTCAAGGAGCTATGGATGGACGTGGACTTTGCAAAGGAGACAGCAGTGTCTCTGCAACACAAAGTGGCCAGCTCGGCGGCGGGCCTGCTGCTCTTTGTAAGCAGGACTTGGAGGTTCAAAGACTCCTTGGAAACCAACATCCACAGAATCCGCAGGGCCGCTGACCACGTAGAGGAATCTGTAAGAGAATTTCTGGATTTTGCCCAAGGGGTTGGTGGGACCGCTTGCAATCTCACAGACAGCTACCTTCAGGCTAGAATTAGAGATCAGCTCCAGACAATCTCTAGCTCCTACCAGACACTGCTGGATGCCAAGGGAAGCTTGGACCGCTGCAATTGGTCCCTGGAAGTTCTTGTGACAGACAAAGTCCAAAACAGCCTGGATGACCTGGAGAGGTTTGTCGCCACTGCACGAATAGTTCCAGAAGACGTCAAGAGGTTTACCTCCATCGTCATTGCCAATGGGAAGCTCCTTTTTAAACAGAACTGTGAGAAAGGAGAGATGGACTTGAAGTGTGAGAGATGCATCCGGCCTCCCCAAAGAGAAACTGAGTCCTACCAAGAGAGCAGCCCCTTCGACAGGCAACCGACAACTGAACACTCCTTTGAACTAGCAAGGAAAAACAGAGTGAATGTCTGTTGGCAG cagtcaCCTAACCTACAAGAGAAAGGAAAGcccaccatggaaggaaagtCAAACAGAAACCCAGACTTCCATGGCATG aGTCCTCCCCCTCTTACCTCTCCATCTCCCAGTGGGCAAAACACCGAGAGGAAGATCCACCTGTCTAAGCATAGCAGACTCTATTTCGGAGCACTCTTCAAAGCCATCAGTGTCTTTGCAAGCAGCCTCAGCAACGGCCAGCCCCCCGAGGTCTTCATCACTCAGAGCAAGCTAGTCATCACAGttggacagaagctggtggacACGCTGTGCAGTGAGACCCAGGAGAAAGATGAACGCAATGAGATCCTGTGTGGCAGCAGTCACCTCTGCGGGCTGCTCAAGGACCTGGCGCTGGCCACCAAAAGTGCAGTGATCCAGTACCCGAGCCCCAGTGCCCTGAGCCTCCTCCAGTCAGAGGTGGAGAGGCTAGAGCACCACTCTCGGAAATTCAGAGACACGTTGGAATGA